The sequence CTTGTGTTTACCGCCCcctcccctgcacacacactccacagactGTACCTATTTCCTGCGCCATTGTGCagaggtgtgtgtacgtgggaAGGTGATCGGGAAACTGGGCGTGCTCCATCCTGGTGTGTCAGTTGTGcagctctagtgtgtgtgagactgGGAGGTGTGTCTGGTGCAGCTGTTCTCACGGCCTCCTCCAACCAGTACCTGCCCTCTGTACTCTCCAGGGAAAACCTATCTCctcaggttagtgtgtgttcatCATGACCTCCTTGACAGTTTGTACccaggtgtgtgtttagggtcaatactgcaaggtcatgtactgtacataattatgtcatgtacgtataattatagcctggatCCCAGGGTAGGCCggtgaacgaggctagtacatatAATCCTTTTGTTTGTAGTTAGTGTGCTTTAATAACCATTAAAGATCTATCGTACTCTTCTTGAGGGGAGGGTTAGTTAAACACAtttaaacagccataactttagtaccatTGATTCAATGTCAATTATTTGCTTAATGCTTAGAAAGAGCTAGACTAGACTAGTTTTTCGTCCAATTCTGTTTTTGTTTGGTCAATGTACGCTTCTAAAGTGGGCATTCGTGAATATACTTGAGTGTACAGTTGTAAGTTACATAATTCGATTTCGGTTAAAATGTCATTCGtctgtagatataattatggtgtatcTGTAAGGGATTGTTCAGGTTGTTCTCTTTTGGTGGGTGTTATGTTCAGTTTGGAAACtgcgtgtgtgtagattgGTCTAAGTGACTGGGTTGGGTCTAGCAGGTCCACTAGTCCACTGTCTGACAGTTTTAGAGCTTCTCTTGAAGGCTGGGTTTCAGTTGCACCAACTcttaatcaatgtgtgtattctCAATCCCTCTCAATAATGATGTTTGTTCCTTGTACACAAGTGGTCTCATGCTGCTTGTATGGGCATTGGGTTGTGATGGACAATGAGCACTTGGAAATAATTGCCTAGTGTTGATTGTTTCGTCTCTGTCTCATTGGGTATATCCTGGTGTGTTGTTGAGCTTGTATATATTGCTCATCCCTTCAACACTGGATTATTGTCATTAGCAAGAAAAGTTTTGATGTACAAGAGAACCATGCATCTCATGGACCCAATTAAGAGtgttctaacataattatacacatagagATTATCATCCGTATGTAtaattgttgcattttgagtgggcagatcaaaggaaacacaaGGAATAATatctgccataattatggcacaggtcaagccttgaactgtgccactatctagatactggcatagtatggctgaaacggtccctataacactgttaacagattcagtggtaggcagaaaacgtttttatgcgtctggtgcattccacagccgaCCACAAGTaattgaaactagttgtcctataaaaggagtgatgtgtacatggAAAGGAatgcagttgttacacagctcactggTGCGCATTGGATATAttagagataaaagtatttgaaaatttggccataccatgaataatagccccatggtccaaggccgaaatatgacaaattagggccccaacaaGATGTCGGATTAaaacatcatttgaaaggtctctttctaagctttcagaaaatcatgaaattttgacattggatcaacggtattaaAGTTAATGCCTATTGAAGAATCATGTTTGTCTTTAAAGCTACCTTTataggccataacttgtgttaggaacGTCCTATTTAAAAACCTCAAAgacgcattctgtagctctgagAAAGCACTATTGTATACAATTAAAGTGTCTTAAAATCGCTAATTGCTCGCAGTGCCAAAGCTCACTAATTTGTGTGTCCTATGCTGTAGATGTGGGAACACGGAACCATTGTcggttgtgtgcagtgtattatAGTCGTACCCCCGGGTTTGAAGTGATCCATGGACTACTGGACCGCGtcatgcagctgctggagGTGTCCTTCACCAAAGATGGCAGTGGATACTTCCTCAAGGCAGCTGAAGGCGAGGGTTGCATAAGcacagctgtgtatgtgtgttagggacttgtgaaggaactactgtatatgcattcagTCCAGTTTGTTtggaataaaattaatggccgTGAGGTTTTTTGAAGTGTATGTGTTGAATCCACTGGAAGATTATTTTGTCAGAAAATTAATTCCTACAACTACACTTGCTCACTGCCCACACTTCTGCACTGCTTGTGTTTACCGCCCcctcccctgcacacacacttcacagaCTCTACCTATTTCCCGGGCCGTTGTGCagaggtgtgtgtacgtgggaAGGTGATCGGGAAACTAGGCGTGCTCCATCctggtgtgtctgttgtgcagctctagtgtgtgtgagactgGGAGGTGTGTCTGGTGCAGCTGTTCTCACAGCCTCCTCCAACCAGTACCTGCCCTCCGTACTCTCCAGGGAGAACCTATCTCCTCAGGTTGGTGTGTGTTCATCATGACCTCCTTGACAGTATGTACccaggtgtgtgtttagggtcaatactgcaaggtcatgtactgtacataattatgtcatgtatacatataattatagcctggatCCCAGGGTAGGCCggtgaacgaggctagtacatatAATCCTTTTGTTTGTAGTTAGTGTGCTTTAGTAACCATTAAAGATCTAACGTACTCTTcttgaggggagggggtagttaaacacattattttaaaCAGCCGTAACGTTTGTACCgctgatccaatgtcaaaatttatattattaattttgcttAAAACTTAGAAAAGAgactttcaaatgatgtgctTCATTCCAAATTATTTTCGTTGGTGTAATTTTTTAGGCCTAGGACCATCAGCTATATTATCCATGGTTGTGTCCAAAGTTTTGTAGCTCAAAATAATTTAAACTTTGATTGCAACacatttgaaaggtatatcTTACAGAatatcagaaaatcgttgaaattaaATGCCCAAAGATCGTACTATTGTTTGATGTAGTAGTCAGAAGAGCAAAATATAACCCACGTGACAACGTTAGAACCTTTCTCTTTTCCATTTCAAGGATTTTTTTGTTGCAGCTTATTTTAATACCATGCCGATTGTGTTTAGGCTAGCTGATGTGATTCCCATATCTGGGTATCATCTTACGTTTaggtgttttgtggcttgtagctacatgtacaatcagtgTAAGATCTAACCTAGGTTCTCAATGTGGATTtgctgtgtgcgt comes from Halichondria panicea chromosome 3, odHalPani1.1, whole genome shotgun sequence and encodes:
- the LOC135333375 gene encoding uncharacterized protein LOC135333375 — translated: MLTKHQQELAVFWLVWGSLHRRMRFYLARTLFARGVCTWEGDRETGRAPSWCVSCAALVCVRLGGVSGAAVLTASSNQYLPSVLSRENLSPQMWEHGTIVGCVQCIIVVPPGLK